The region GCGACCGCCGCGACACTGACCGCGGCCACAACATTACCGGCCGCACCGCGGATCGGGGCCGCGATGCCAAGGACATCATGGTCCACTTCGGACCGTGTGATGGAATAACCGTCGGTGCGAATTTGCTCCAGCCGTGCCAGCAACTGGCTGACGTCGGTGAGCGTCGCCTCGGTGAACCGGCGCAAGGTCGTACCACGGAGCACGGCCTCCGCTTCCTCGGCCGGGGACCATGCCAGCAAGACCAGCGCCGAGGCACCCGCATTGATCGGCAGGGTGCTGCCCCGCTCGTAGGAGATCCGCACCCGGTGCTTGTCCGATTCCGCGCGATCCAAGCACACGACCAAGTCGCCGACCCGCCTGGTGAGCAGGGCGGTCTCGCCCACCGAGCGGGCAAGCTCGGCCAAGACCGGCGCGGCGACGTCGGACAGACCGTAGGTCTGCCGTGCCAGCCGCGCGAGCTCAATCACGCGCAGCCCCAGGCGGAATCCGCCTCCCGGCGCCTCCTCGAGAAAGCGCGTGCCCACGAGGCTCTGCACATAGCGGTAGGCAGTCGACTTGGCCACCCCGAGCCGTGCGGCAACCTCGGTGCCGGAGATCACCGGTAGGTCCTCTTTGAACATACCGAGAATATCCAGAGCCCGGTCCGC is a window of Saccharopolyspora phatthalungensis DNA encoding:
- a CDS encoding IclR family transcriptional regulator, with the translated sequence MSGSDKLASSYRERNSTADRALDILGMFKEDLPVISGTEVAARLGVAKSTAYRYVQSLVGTRFLEEAPGGGFRLGLRVIELARLARQTYGLSDVAAPVLAELARSVGETALLTRRVGDLVVCLDRAESDKHRVRISYERGSTLPINAGASALVLLAWSPAEEAEAVLRGTTLRRFTEATLTDVSQLLARLEQIRTDGYSITRSEVDHDVLGIAAPIRGAAGNVVAAVSVAAVANRVSDSVESEIIKRVCAAAETIAAGLQQIEG